The Pseudomonas azotoformans genome has a segment encoding these proteins:
- a CDS encoding urate hydroxylase PuuD: MEAHLMEWLNLSVRWVHMITGVAWIGASFYFVWLENNLNRVNPKSGLAGDLWAIHGGGIYHLEKYKLAPPTMPDNLHWFKWEAYFTWMSGIALLCVVFYWNPTLYLLAPGSSLSGPEGVLLGIGSLFAGWFIYSFLCDSALGKRPALLGFILFVLLIAAAYGFSKVFSGRGAYLHVGAVIGTIMVGNVFRIIMPAQRALVAAIAENRTPDPALPAKGLLRSRHNNYFTLPVLFIMISNHFPSTYGSQYNWLILAGIAVAAVLVRHYFNTRHNSQKYAWTLPVGALAMISLAYVTGPKPVSTSPEVAKAPAAIEYQPLPETALGGGLKPAVPAAPAAPTAEPVPAQASTDFGQVHSVIEQRCTVCHSAKPTSPLFSTAPAGVMFDTPAQIQQQAARIQAQAVASQIMPLGNITQMTQQERDLIGTWINQGARTN, from the coding sequence GTGGAAGCACATTTGATGGAATGGCTGAACCTGAGCGTGCGCTGGGTTCACATGATCACGGGCGTCGCGTGGATCGGCGCTTCTTTCTACTTCGTCTGGCTGGAAAACAACCTCAATCGCGTCAACCCCAAGAGCGGCCTGGCCGGTGACTTGTGGGCGATCCACGGTGGCGGTATCTACCACTTGGAAAAATACAAACTGGCCCCGCCAACCATGCCGGACAACCTGCACTGGTTCAAATGGGAAGCCTACTTCACCTGGATGTCGGGCATTGCGCTGCTGTGCGTGGTGTTCTACTGGAACCCGACCTTGTACCTGCTGGCTCCGGGCAGCAGCCTCAGTGGTCCGGAAGGCGTGTTGCTGGGCATTGGCTCACTGTTCGCCGGCTGGTTCATCTACTCCTTCCTCTGCGACTCGGCCCTGGGCAAGCGCCCTGCCCTGCTCGGTTTCATCCTGTTCGTGCTGTTGATTGCCGCCGCGTACGGCTTCAGCAAAGTGTTCAGCGGCCGTGGCGCCTACCTGCACGTGGGTGCAGTGATCGGCACCATCATGGTCGGTAACGTGTTCCGCATCATCATGCCGGCGCAACGCGCGTTGGTGGCGGCGATCGCGGAGAACCGCACGCCGGACCCGGCACTGCCGGCCAAGGGCTTGCTGCGTTCGCGCCACAACAACTACTTCACCTTGCCGGTGCTGTTCATCATGATCAGCAACCACTTCCCGAGCACCTACGGCAGCCAATACAACTGGCTGATCCTGGCCGGTATCGCGGTGGCGGCCGTGTTGGTACGGCATTATTTCAACACCCGTCACAACAGCCAGAAGTATGCGTGGACCTTACCGGTAGGCGCGTTGGCGATGATCAGCCTGGCCTACGTCACCGGACCAAAACCGGTGTCGACTTCGCCAGAAGTCGCCAAGGCGCCTGCCGCCATCGAGTATCAGCCATTGCCGGAAACGGCGTTGGGCGGTGGCTTGAAACCTGCTGTGCCTGCCGCACCCGCCGCTCCTACGGCTGAACCGGTACCGGCCCAGGCCAGCACGGATTTCGGCCAGGTACACAGCGTGATCGAGCAGCGCTGCACCGTGTGCCATTCGGCCAAGCCCACCAGCCCGCTGTTCAGCACCGCGCCGGCCGGAGTGATGTTTGATACACCGGCCCAGATCCAGCAACAGGCCGCGCGTATTCAAGCGCAGGCCGTGGCGAGCCAGATCATGCCGTTGGGCAACATCACCCAGATGACCCAGCAGGAACGGGATTTGATCGGCACCTGGATCAACCAAGGAGCCCGTACTAACTAA
- a CDS encoding nucleobase:cation symporter-2 family protein, which produces MTELAEPQIPAAPAMVRLPLLQLILVGLQHVLLMYGGAVAVPLIIGQAAGLSREEIAFLINADLLVAGIATMVQSFGIGPVGIRMPVMMGASFAAVGSMVAMAGMPGIGLQGIFGATIAAGFFGMLIAPFMSKVVRFFPPLVTGTVITAIGLSLFPVAVNWAGGGSAAATFGSPIYLAIAALVLATILLINRFMRGFWVNISVLIGMGLGYALCGTLGMVDLSGLAMAPWVQVVTPLHFGMPKFELAPILSMCLVVVIIFVESTGMFLALGKITGQDVTPKMLRRGLLCDAGASFFAGFFNTFTHSSFAQNIGLVQMTGVRCRSVTIMAGVFLIVLSLLPKAAYLVASIPPAVLGGAAIAMFGMVAATGIKILQEADIADRRNQLLVAVSIGMGLIPVVRPEFFAQLPLWMSPITHSGIAMATLSALSLNILFNILGGAERPEVAHTH; this is translated from the coding sequence ATGACCGAGTTAGCCGAACCGCAGATTCCTGCCGCGCCCGCCATGGTGCGGCTGCCCCTCTTGCAACTGATTCTGGTAGGCCTGCAACACGTCTTGCTGATGTACGGCGGCGCCGTCGCCGTGCCCCTGATCATTGGCCAGGCCGCCGGCTTGAGCCGTGAAGAAATCGCATTCCTGATTAACGCCGACCTGCTGGTGGCCGGTATCGCCACCATGGTGCAGTCGTTCGGCATCGGCCCGGTGGGCATTCGCATGCCGGTGATGATGGGCGCCAGCTTCGCCGCCGTCGGCAGCATGGTCGCGATGGCCGGCATGCCGGGCATCGGCTTGCAGGGAATCTTCGGCGCGACCATCGCCGCCGGGTTCTTCGGCATGCTCATCGCGCCCTTCATGTCCAAGGTCGTGCGCTTTTTCCCGCCATTGGTGACCGGCACCGTGATCACCGCAATTGGCCTGTCGCTGTTCCCCGTGGCCGTGAACTGGGCCGGAGGCGGCAGTGCTGCCGCCACATTCGGCTCACCGATCTACCTGGCAATTGCCGCACTGGTACTCGCCACCATCCTGCTGATCAACCGCTTCATGCGCGGCTTCTGGGTGAATATCTCGGTGCTGATCGGCATGGGCCTGGGCTACGCCTTGTGCGGTACGCTCGGCATGGTCGACCTGAGTGGCCTAGCCATGGCGCCGTGGGTGCAGGTGGTGACGCCGCTGCACTTCGGCATGCCCAAGTTCGAGTTGGCGCCGATCCTGTCGATGTGCCTGGTGGTGGTGATCATCTTTGTCGAGTCCACCGGAATGTTTCTCGCCCTGGGCAAGATCACCGGCCAGGATGTCACGCCGAAGATGCTGCGCCGTGGCCTGCTGTGTGATGCCGGCGCGTCGTTCTTCGCCGGTTTCTTCAACACCTTCACCCACTCCTCGTTCGCCCAGAACATCGGCCTGGTGCAGATGACCGGCGTGCGTTGCCGCTCGGTGACGATCATGGCCGGGGTCTTCCTGATTGTGCTGAGCCTGTTGCCCAAGGCCGCCTACCTGGTGGCGTCGATACCACCAGCGGTGCTGGGCGGCGCGGCCATCGCCATGTTTGGCATGGTGGCGGCGACTGGGATCAAGATCCTGCAGGAAGCCGACATCGCCGACCGTCGCAACCAGTTGCTGGTGGCAGTGAGTATCGGCATGGGCCTGATCCCCGTGGTGCGCCCGGAGTTCTTCGCGCAGCTACCGCTGTGGATGAGCCCGATTACCCACAGTGGCATCGCCATGGCCACGCTCAGCGCGTTGTCGCTGAATATCCTGTTCAACATTCTCGGTGGCGCTGAACGCCCTGAAGTCGCTCATACGCATTGA
- a CDS encoding outer membrane protein OmpK: MKPMFKGLMLAGSLLAGGQAVAGDLLQWQNNSLTYLWGKSFTVNPQIQQTVTFEHADAWKYGDNFIFVDRIFYNGKEDGNVGPSTYYGEISPRLSFGKIFDKDLSFGPIKDVLLAFTYEFGEGDNESYLLGPGFDLNIPGFDYFQLNFYQRQTEGNRPGDGVWQITPVWSYTIPVGNSDVLIDGFMDWVTDNDKNARGTYHANLHFNPQVKYDLGKALHWGDKQLYVGFEYDYWKNKYGIEDSGAFKTNQDTASFLVKYHF, from the coding sequence ATGAAACCTATGTTCAAAGGCCTGATGCTGGCGGGATCCCTGCTGGCCGGTGGCCAAGCCGTGGCCGGTGACCTGTTGCAGTGGCAGAACAACAGCCTGACTTACCTGTGGGGCAAGAGCTTTACCGTCAACCCGCAGATCCAACAAACCGTCACGTTCGAACATGCCGATGCGTGGAAGTATGGCGACAACTTTATCTTCGTCGACCGCATCTTTTACAACGGCAAGGAAGACGGCAACGTCGGCCCCAGTACTTATTACGGTGAAATAAGCCCGCGCCTGTCGTTCGGCAAGATCTTTGATAAAGACCTGTCGTTTGGCCCGATCAAAGACGTGCTGCTGGCATTCACTTACGAGTTTGGCGAAGGCGATAACGAGTCGTACCTGCTCGGCCCAGGCTTTGACCTGAACATCCCCGGCTTCGACTACTTCCAGTTGAACTTCTACCAGCGCCAGACCGAAGGCAATCGTCCGGGTGACGGCGTCTGGCAGATTACTCCGGTCTGGTCCTACACCATCCCGGTGGGCAACTCCGACGTGTTGATCGACGGCTTCATGGACTGGGTCACGGACAACGACAAGAACGCCCGTGGCACCTACCACGCCAACCTGCACTTCAACCCACAGGTCAAATATGACCTGGGTAAAGCGCTGCATTGGGGTGACAAGCAGCTGTATGTCGGCTTCGAATACGACTACTGGAAGAACAAGTACGGGATCGAAGATTCGGGCGCGTTCAAGACTAACCAGGACACCGCGAGCTTCCTGGTCAAGTATCACTTCTGA
- a CDS encoding patatin-like phospholipase family protein translates to MRPAEPVTGLILSGGGARAAYQVGVLAAIAELLPPGAPNPFPVIVGTSAGAINAVSLASGATDFRAAIQRLTAFWQGFRSHLVLRSDWPGVIRQASRFFIHSLLGLGAQVPVALLNSTPLKALLKDKLHLAGIDEAIRNKHLHAVAVTAFGYESGQAVTFYQGGGTIDAWLRHRRIGMPTQLTVEHLLASSAIPLLFAPVKLDQEYFGDGAVRQSAPISPALHLGASRVLVVGVSGNPRGNEPAAQRTFTGQEPTLAQIGGHMLNSTFIDSLESDIELLERLNQFSHAAPGVAAVEVLVIAPSQPIDEIAARHRQELPAALRLFLRGPGATKTSGAGVLSYLLFEAGYCSELIELGRRDALAKREELSKFLGLA, encoded by the coding sequence ATGCGCCCAGCTGAACCGGTTACAGGCTTGATTCTTTCCGGCGGCGGGGCGCGAGCGGCGTATCAGGTGGGGGTGTTGGCGGCGATTGCCGAGCTGTTGCCGCCGGGGGCGCCCAATCCGTTTCCGGTGATCGTCGGCACCTCGGCCGGTGCGATCAATGCGGTGAGCCTGGCCAGTGGCGCCACGGACTTCAGGGCCGCGATCCAACGCCTGACCGCCTTCTGGCAGGGCTTTCGCAGCCACTTGGTGCTGCGCAGTGATTGGCCGGGGGTGATCCGCCAGGCGAGCCGCTTCTTTATTCACAGCCTCCTCGGTCTTGGTGCGCAGGTGCCGGTGGCGTTGCTCAACAGCACGCCACTGAAGGCGCTGCTCAAAGACAAGCTGCACCTGGCCGGCATCGACGAAGCCATCCGCAACAAACATCTGCACGCGGTGGCGGTGACGGCCTTTGGTTACGAGTCCGGCCAGGCAGTGACCTTCTATCAGGGTGGTGGCACCATCGACGCCTGGTTGCGCCATCGCCGTATCGGCATGCCCACCCAATTGACGGTTGAACACCTGCTGGCCAGCTCCGCGATTCCCTTGCTGTTCGCCCCGGTTAAACTCGACCAGGAATATTTCGGCGACGGCGCCGTGCGGCAGTCGGCGCCGATCAGTCCGGCGTTGCACCTGGGCGCCAGCCGTGTGCTGGTGGTTGGGGTCAGTGGCAACCCGCGCGGCAATGAGCCGGCGGCGCAACGTACCTTTACCGGGCAAGAGCCGACGTTGGCACAGATTGGTGGGCACATGCTCAACAGCACGTTCATTGACAGCCTGGAAAGCGATATCGAGTTGCTGGAGCGCTTGAATCAGTTCAGCCATGCCGCGCCTGGCGTTGCGGCGGTAGAAGTGCTGGTGATTGCGCCCAGCCAGCCGATCGACGAAATCGCAGCGCGGCACCGTCAGGAATTGCCGGCGGCATTGCGCTTGTTTTTGCGTGGGCCGGGGGCGACCAAGACGAGTGGGGCGGGGGTCTTGAGTTACTTGCTGTTCGAGGCGGGGTATTGCAGCGAGTTGATCGAGTTGGGGCGCCGCGACGCGTTGGCCAAGCGCGAGGAATTGTCGAAATTCCTCGGCCTGGCCTGA
- a CDS encoding lipid A biosynthesis lauroyl acyltransferase, giving the protein MDRPRFRAVFFHPRFWLLWLGLGLLWLVTQLPYRALLTIGRLLGAGMYRVAGERRRIAARNLELCFPEKSAQERKQLLKENFASTGIAFFEMAMSWWWSRQRLARLAHVEGLEHLKQAQLDGKGVILMALHFTTLEIGAALLGQKHTIDGMYREHGNPLFDYIQRRGRERHNLDSLAVEREDVRGMLKLLRAGRAIWYAPDQDYGAKQSIFVPLFGIQAATVPATSKFAKLGKALVVPFTQQRLADGSGYRLVIHPPLTDFPGESDEADCLRINQWVEASVRECPEQYLWTHRRFKSRPPGEPKLYEKRRR; this is encoded by the coding sequence ATGGATCGCCCGCGTTTTCGAGCTGTATTTTTTCACCCGCGTTTCTGGCTGTTATGGCTGGGGCTCGGCCTGTTGTGGCTGGTCACCCAGCTGCCGTACCGTGCGCTGCTGACCATTGGTCGCCTGCTGGGCGCCGGCATGTACCGCGTGGCCGGCGAACGTCGCCGCATTGCTGCGCGAAACCTGGAACTGTGCTTCCCGGAAAAATCCGCCCAAGAGCGCAAGCAACTGCTCAAGGAAAACTTTGCCTCCACCGGCATCGCCTTCTTCGAAATGGCCATGAGCTGGTGGTGGTCGCGCCAGCGCCTGGCGCGCCTGGCCCACGTCGAAGGCCTGGAACACCTCAAGCAGGCCCAATTGGACGGCAAGGGCGTGATCCTCATGGCCCTGCATTTCACTACCCTGGAAATCGGCGCCGCGCTGTTGGGGCAGAAGCACACCATTGATGGCATGTACCGCGAACACGGCAACCCGTTGTTCGACTACATCCAGCGCCGTGGCCGCGAACGCCACAACCTCGATTCCCTGGCCGTGGAGCGTGAAGACGTGCGCGGCATGCTCAAGCTGCTGCGCGCCGGTCGCGCGATCTGGTACGCACCGGACCAGGACTACGGCGCCAAGCAAAGTATCTTCGTGCCGCTGTTCGGCATCCAGGCCGCCACCGTGCCGGCCACCAGCAAGTTCGCCAAGCTGGGCAAGGCGTTGGTGGTGCCGTTTACTCAACAACGCTTGGCCGATGGCAGCGGTTATCGCCTGGTGATCCATCCGCCGCTCACCGACTTTCCCGGCGAGAGCGATGAAGCCGACTGCTTGCGCATCAACCAGTGGGTCGAAGCCTCGGTGCGTGAATGCCCGGAGCAATACTTGTGGACCCATCGCCGCTTCAAGAGCCGGCCACCGGGTGAGCCAAAGTTGTACGAAAAACGCCGTCGATAA
- the minC gene encoding septum site-determining protein MinC, with amino-acid sequence MSQTEPLDQDPVFQLKGSMLAITVLELARNDLDALDRQLAAKVALAPNFFNNAPLVLALDKLPAGQGSIDLPGLMRVCRSHGLRTLAIRASRIEDIAAAIAIELPVLPPSGARERPLEPLVGEEKKKPEKPPEPAIKPTKIITSPVRGGQQIYAQGGDLVVISSVSPGAELLADGNIHVYGPMRGRALAGIKGDTKARIFCQQLTAELVSIAGQYKVSEDLRRDPLWGASVQVNLSGDVLNIIRL; translated from the coding sequence ATGAGCCAAACCGAACCGCTAGACCAAGATCCCGTGTTCCAGCTGAAAGGCAGCATGCTCGCCATCACCGTGCTGGAACTTGCCCGTAACGACCTCGACGCCCTGGACCGCCAGCTCGCCGCCAAGGTCGCCCTGGCTCCCAACTTTTTCAACAATGCCCCGCTGGTGCTGGCCCTGGACAAATTGCCCGCCGGCCAGGGCAGCATCGACCTGCCCGGCTTGATGCGTGTATGCCGTTCCCACGGTCTGCGCACCCTGGCGATTCGCGCCAGCCGTATCGAAGACATTGCTGCGGCGATCGCTATTGAACTGCCAGTACTGCCACCGTCCGGTGCGCGCGAGCGTCCGCTTGAACCATTGGTCGGTGAAGAGAAGAAAAAACCGGAAAAACCGCCTGAGCCTGCGATCAAGCCTACAAAGATCATCACCTCGCCCGTACGCGGCGGGCAGCAGATTTACGCCCAGGGCGGCGACCTGGTAGTGATCTCCTCGGTCAGCCCAGGGGCGGAACTTCTCGCCGATGGCAACATCCATGTATACGGCCCGATGCGCGGACGTGCCCTCGCCGGCATCAAGGGTGATACCAAGGCCCGTATTTTTTGCCAGCAGTTGACCGCTGAGCTAGTGTCCATCGCAGGCCAGTACAAGGTTTCAGAAGATTTGCGCCGTGATCCGCTGTGGGGGGCTTCGGTGCAGGTCAACCTGTCGGGCGATGTGTTGAACATCATCCGTCTTTAA